The window CTTGCAAAGCCCGCAACCCGCGCACGGTAATCAAATCCGGTGCGCCGGGACCACTGCCCACAAGATAGACCTTGCCAACACGCTGGTTCATCATGCAATCCCTCGCAATCCATGCTCTTCATCACTCGTTTGGGGTTGTCCAACTGCGGCTTCCATACCGGCAAAGGGGAACCGATACTTGCACGCGTCGCAATTCATCGCCGTTCGCCCATGCAACACTTCTTCCAGGCGCACATTCAGCAGGTCGAACAACAAAGGGTGCAGCCCCATATGTTCCGCGGCGATGAATTCCACCCCCCATTCCTGCGCCGCCGCCTCAGCCTGTTCGCGCACCCATTGCAGCGTCAACCCTGTGAAGAGAAAATGGGGCGCCAGCACCAGCCGCCGCGCGCCCAACCGCGCCGCACGCGCCACCGCATCGGGCACGCGGGGCGTCGTCAGGCTGAAAAAGGCAACCTCCACACTCAGCCAGGTATGCCCTTCCCAGAGCAAGCGCGCCAATTTGTAGACGTTGGAATTGGAATCGGGGTCAGTGCTGCCCCGCCCCGCCAGCAGAATGGCGGTTTCTTCCTCAACATAGTCCGGCAAAGCGGCAACCGCCTCGGCAATCCGCGCCTGCAACACGCGCACCACCAGCGCATGCGTATCGAAAGGCGTGCCATACTCAATGCGCACATGCGGCCACTGCGCCCGCGCCCAGTGAATGAGCGCCGGAATATCATTCTTCTGGTGTCCAGCCGGTCCCACCAGCAGCGGCATCACAATCACATGGCGCTCACCTGACGCCACGAGCGAGCGCAACGCCACAGCCGCCGGCGGGTCGGTCAATTCCAGGAACGCCATGTGCACCGGATACGGCAAACGGCGCGCCGCCTCGCGCCCAAACGCCTGCATCTCGGCAATACTCGCCGGGTCACGGCTTCCGTGAGCAATCAGCAAAATTGTCGGCATGGCACATTCCCTCCACATTGGTTGAACCAAACAAAAAAGCGCCCGCGTGGGCGCTTCGCTGCTTCCAGATCTCTCGCGCCCATCTCCTCACCAGCAGCGGGAGACGGGCAAGCCAACACTCAAACAGACCGGCGCGGGCTTGCACGCTCCCGCGTCGGACAACATATTGCCTGCCAGATATGTTGTGCGCGCTGTCGCCAAAACATGGTGTTGCGTTCACTCCGTTTCATGCGTCTGCGAGCACCTTACTCCACAACCCGCGCCGTTGTCAAGGGGTTCCCCACCATTTTCACCCACTTGGGCGCCTCATTCAAGACTTTTGTTGCCTATTTGGTCAACGCGCCTGCTTCTCATATACTTGACACGGTATGCAACCATTGCAATTTGAAAACGTGAATACCGAGGGAACTATGAGCGCACATCTGCTTGATCGTTCGTATTGGGAAAACGAATGGTCGCTGACCGATGAAGTAAAAGAAGCCATCCTTGACCTCTTTTTGGACGTCAACCGTCCCATGACGCCGTACTATCTGGCAAAGCAGTACCTGACGCGGCTGGTCGAAACGGCAAAGGAAGAAAGCGCCGCCGTCGCTCAAGACGTGTACAATCCCACACAAGCCTATGCGGTAGGCGCGCGCTTGCTCTTCCCGCAGTTGAAAGGGCTGGCGGGCGAAGTCGTTGCCGTGCGCGAAGGGCACAACCCACGCTATGACCCCTTCAAAGTCATCGCCGTCCAGTTTCCCAACGAAGACGAACCGCGCGAATTCGTCGCCGAATTCAACCACCCCGCCATGCTCAACTTCGACACCGCCGCCAACCTGGCGGAACTGACCCCCGACGCGGTGCTGCACGTGGCGGGCGACATCGTCGAAGCCGCTTTCGCCCGCTACCTCGAAGAAGGCGACTTTGCCGAATTTGGCGGTCGCTATCTGCCGGAAGGCATGCTGGTCGAGGTCAATCTCGGCAACCGCAACATCGCCGAAGCCATGATTGACGTGCTCGGGCAACCATTGCCCACATCCGAACTGATGAAAGAAATGGAACTTCCCAAAGAGACCAACAAAGAGGTGCTGACGTTCTCCGTCAACGTCGCGCTCGCACGCGATGAACGGTTCTACAACGCCGGCGATGAAAAATCGCCGCAGTGGCACCTGCACCGTTTGAAATAGGAGGCATCTATGCGGCTGGCACTGCTGCGCTCGACTGTGGATACACCCTTCCAAATTGATTTTTCGTGGTTCGAGAAGCAAAACATCAGCCTGGACGTGCTGTTGCGCGAGCAATTGTGCGACCAGTGCGCACGCGAGTTTGGCGACACCGTTCCCGACGAAACGCTTGACTACGTTGACCCGAACACGGGCGAGGTCTTCCGCGTTGACCCGATACGCGAAGCGATTTTGTCACACTGCCAGTGGCGTCCCGATTACATCGGGAACGAAACCCCGCTGGCGATTGCGGTTTTCCGCGCCTTGCTCGCCAACAATAACCGCCCGATGACGCCCAAAGAACTCTACCAGCGTATCCGCCGCGGTTCACCCGAAACGATTTTGCAACTGCTCACGCGCGGCGGTGTGAAGTACGGCATTCTCCCCGCCCGCTAACGCTGGTCCCACCCAGTGCGGCACACGGCGCAAGTGTGCCGCACTTTTTCTTTGCACCCGCCCACCGCGCCCACAGAACACTTGACACCCTCGCCCGCCCACGCTAGCATGAGCGCCGCTCACACCAACAATAAAACAGGAAAGCACGAAACACTATGACGACGTGGCGCGATGTAGCCGAACACGCTATCCGAGGCTTGGGTGTACGACCAGGCGAACTCATACAGGTGCGTGAACACACCGGACGCCTGGACGTGATTCTCGAAATGCTGCTTGCCATCGAACGGGCGGGCGCAACGCCTTTGCTCGAACTGACCCCGCCGACCTACATCAAGCGTTTGCTGGATGAAGCGCCGCTTTCGTACCTGCTCAATTGGGATGAGCACCGTATCCGCTGGATGGAAGAAGTAGACCGCGTGCTCGTCTTGCAAGGGGCTGGCGTGGATGCGAACGACCTCGACCCCGACGCGCTGGATGCGTGGAGTAGCGCTGTCCAGCGGCTGACAGCCCTGGAAGAAGAGCGCCACTTGCCCTACATGCTTGTGGCGGTGCCCACCGAAGAACGCGCCCAACGCGTGGGCATGTCGCTCCGCGACCTGGAAGCCTACATCCTGCCGGCGCTGGTGGTGCCGGTGGAAACATTGCGCGAGCGTATTCAAGCCGTCTTGAACGCCGTCTATCAGGCGCAAACACTCACCATCATCACCGATGGGCACGAACTCTACCTGCACCGTGGGCGTCGCCGCTGGCTCACCGACGACGGCTATGTGGATGAAGAAGACCGCATTACGGGGGCGATTACCAGCAACTTGCCCGCCGGCTCCGTTTACACCACCGTCATCGAAACAGCGACAACCGGCACGCTACGCGCACGCTACAACCGACTTCCCGTCCTGCTGACTTTCAAAGAGGGCACTATCACCGAGGTTGAGGGTGCAGGCGCTGATACGTTCCTCGCCTTGCTGGAACGCCACACCGGCGATTGCCGCCGCGTTGGGCATGTCGGCGTCGGGCTGAACCCCGCGCTCGACCACCCCATTCAGTGGACGGTCATTGATGAGCACGTGGCGGGGGCGGTGTTCATCTCGTTGGGCGAAAACCGCTACATGGGGGGACAGAACGCGAGTTCGCTCAACATTGATTTGCCCCTGGAACGGGCTACCCTGCTCGCCGACCAAACGCCCATCGTGCGCGAGGGACGCCTGGTTGTCTAACGTTTCACCCAAACAAAAAACGCGACGCACCTGGCATTGTGCGTCGCGTTTTGCTGTTGTCAGCAGAATGGGCTAGCGCAAGTTGTAGAAGGCGTCGCGCCCCAGATAGACCGCGCCCTC of the Ardenticatena maritima genome contains:
- a CDS encoding sirohydrochlorin chelatase; translated protein: MPTILLIAHGSRDPASIAEMQAFGREAARRLPYPVHMAFLELTDPPAAVALRSLVASGERHVIVMPLLVGPAGHQKNDIPALIHWARAQWPHVRIEYGTPFDTHALVVRVLQARIAEAVAALPDYVEEETAILLAGRGSTDPDSNSNVYKLARLLWEGHTWLSVEVAFFSLTTPRVPDAVARAARLGARRLVLAPHFLFTGLTLQWVREQAEAAAQEWGVEFIAAEHMGLHPLLFDLLNVRLEEVLHGRTAMNCDACKYRFPFAGMEAAVGQPQTSDEEHGLRGIA
- a CDS encoding aminopeptidase, whose product is MTTWRDVAEHAIRGLGVRPGELIQVREHTGRLDVILEMLLAIERAGATPLLELTPPTYIKRLLDEAPLSYLLNWDEHRIRWMEEVDRVLVLQGAGVDANDLDPDALDAWSSAVQRLTALEEERHLPYMLVAVPTEERAQRVGMSLRDLEAYILPALVVPVETLRERIQAVLNAVYQAQTLTIITDGHELYLHRGRRRWLTDDGYVDEEDRITGAITSNLPAGSVYTTVIETATTGTLRARYNRLPVLLTFKEGTITEVEGAGADTFLALLERHTGDCRRVGHVGVGLNPALDHPIQWTVIDEHVAGAVFISLGENRYMGGQNASSLNIDLPLERATLLADQTPIVREGRLVV